In Halorhabdus rudnickae, the following proteins share a genomic window:
- a CDS encoding NAD-binding protein, translating to MGKARDWLGPELAIYLTTAVAVLSVATGLVNVGAQSISGPLEPFIPAVIQRTAGFTGALTGFLMLGSVAGLRRRLRAAWLSTIVLLPVTAFQGLVQTNVASTPLIALSVLSLPAVLVSYRRFDRGIDLSTAQLAALLALIGTMAYGTVGTYALRDEFGGVDTLTDALYYTVVTASTVGYGDVIPTTKDGPRLFALSVVVLGTASFALALGSLIGPMIQARFAKALGTMTRSQLDRLEDHVLVLGYGDLTEPILEELQTTVEFIVVTPDDTAATALGKRDINAIVGDPSDDEPLQRAGIDRARAVLVATNDDAQDALAILTASQLNPDARIVAAATDRENIEKLRRAGADSVISPAVLGGHLLVQSAMGGEGMEAIADRILDVKEEDDI from the coding sequence ATGGGCAAGGCTCGGGACTGGCTTGGACCGGAGCTGGCGATCTATCTGACGACCGCGGTGGCCGTTCTCTCGGTCGCGACGGGACTGGTCAACGTCGGCGCGCAGTCGATCTCCGGGCCGCTCGAGCCGTTCATTCCGGCCGTGATCCAGCGGACAGCGGGGTTTACGGGTGCACTGACGGGATTTCTCATGCTGGGTTCAGTCGCCGGACTCCGACGTCGCTTGCGGGCGGCGTGGCTGTCGACGATCGTACTTTTGCCGGTGACAGCATTCCAGGGATTGGTTCAGACGAACGTTGCATCCACTCCATTGATCGCCCTCTCGGTGCTCTCGCTGCCGGCGGTCCTGGTGAGCTACCGACGGTTCGATCGAGGGATCGATCTTTCGACGGCCCAGCTGGCCGCACTGCTGGCGCTGATCGGGACGATGGCTTACGGAACGGTCGGGACTTACGCGTTACGCGATGAGTTCGGCGGGGTGGATACGCTTACGGACGCGCTATATTACACGGTCGTGACGGCCTCGACTGTCGGGTACGGCGATGTGATCCCCACCACTAAGGACGGACCGCGGCTGTTTGCCCTCTCGGTGGTCGTTCTCGGGACTGCCTCGTTCGCACTGGCGCTGGGCTCGCTGATCGGCCCGATGATCCAGGCCCGCTTCGCAAAAGCACTCGGTACTATGACACGTTCACAACTCGATCGGCTCGAGGACCACGTCCTCGTGCTCGGCTACGGCGACCTCACGGAACCGATCCTCGAAGAACTCCAGACGACGGTCGAGTTCATCGTCGTGACACCCGACGATACCGCCGCGACAGCACTCGGCAAGCGCGATATCAACGCGATCGTCGGCGATCCCAGTGACGACGAACCTCTCCAGCGTGCCGGTATCGACCGTGCTCGCGCGGTCCTCGTGGCAACCAACGATGACGCCCAGGACGCCCTCGCGATCCTGACTGCCAGCCAGCTCAACCCCGACGCCCGGATCGTCGCTGCCGCGACCGACCGCGAGAACATCGAGAAACTCCGGCGGGCCGGTGCGGACTCGGTCATCAGCCCGGCCGTCCTCGGCGGGCACCTTCTTGTCCAGTCGGCGATGGGTGGGGAGGGGATGGAAGCGATCGCCGATCGAATCCTCGACGTCAAGGAAGAAGACGACATCTGA
- a CDS encoding potassium channel family protein, producing the protein MPSLPVALLFGVYLGILTGIIPALVAWVLGFLFKYLTGVTLPGFGVVVLGVALAGVNGGLLALADPSITGSANAPSVVVALLIIMMMVLYAHSKGDQLGASAPRKLSLRKLGERTLSLDLIESVGSNEVRVRVTGEVADIEGYPPLPEDLREEITGGEWTFPADLDLPELETRLAERLTNEYELGDASVSIDERGRATVAAAPPFSGLSKRIESGKRAVSVDALVPTGLARGDVATVVTADTQVRGTVLSARSARSDGTTPPSTAPDTGPDGTVENTEDPDPVRAPTTMGGDGQVTIAVGRTDAEALLRSDRGTIIVEARGTRREYALISLLRRAGKRFRRVTVRAGGELEGETLGAAGLDARFGAVVLAARDGSGWQFDPPGTWELEPGTELYAVGTRDGLDELGEAIA; encoded by the coding sequence ATGCCATCGTTGCCGGTCGCGTTGCTGTTCGGCGTCTACCTGGGGATCCTCACGGGCATCATCCCTGCCCTGGTCGCCTGGGTCCTCGGGTTCCTGTTCAAGTACCTCACCGGCGTCACGCTCCCGGGATTCGGTGTGGTGGTCCTCGGCGTGGCGCTGGCCGGGGTCAACGGCGGACTGCTAGCCCTGGCAGACCCCTCGATCACGGGGTCGGCCAACGCCCCCTCGGTCGTCGTCGCTCTGCTGATCATCATGATGATGGTGCTATACGCCCACAGCAAGGGCGATCAACTCGGGGCGAGTGCGCCACGGAAGCTGTCTCTTCGGAAGCTCGGCGAGCGGACGCTCTCGCTTGACCTGATAGAATCGGTAGGGAGCAACGAGGTCCGCGTTCGAGTTACCGGAGAAGTCGCCGACATTGAGGGATACCCGCCGCTGCCAGAGGACCTACGCGAGGAGATCACAGGCGGCGAGTGGACTTTCCCGGCCGACCTCGACTTACCGGAGCTGGAAACCCGACTGGCCGAACGCCTCACAAACGAGTACGAACTCGGGGACGCCTCTGTCTCGATCGACGAGCGCGGGCGGGCGACCGTCGCCGCCGCGCCGCCGTTCTCGGGACTCTCGAAACGGATCGAGTCCGGCAAGCGCGCGGTCTCGGTCGACGCACTGGTGCCGACCGGTCTCGCCCGCGGGGACGTAGCGACCGTCGTGACGGCGGACACGCAGGTCCGGGGAACGGTGCTGAGCGCCCGATCGGCCCGCAGTGACGGTACTACGCCACCCTCGACGGCACCGGACACAGGACCCGATGGGACGGTCGAGAACACAGAGGATCCGGACCCGGTCAGGGCACCGACGACGATGGGCGGCGACGGCCAGGTGACGATCGCAGTCGGGCGGACCGACGCCGAGGCGCTATTGCGCTCGGACCGGGGGACGATCATCGTTGAGGCGCGTGGCACCCGCCGGGAGTACGCACTTATCTCCCTGCTCCGGCGGGCGGGCAAACGGTTCCGTCGGGTAACCGTCCGAGCCGGCGGCGAACTCGAGGGCGAAACGCTCGGCGCGGCCGGACTCGATGCACGGTTCGGTGCCGTGGTCCTCGCGGCCAGAGACGGCAGCGGCTGGCAATTCGACCCACCGGGAACGTGGGAACTCGAACCCGGGACCGAGCTGTACGCGGTCGGGACCCGGGACGGGCTGGACGAACTCGGGGAGGCAATAGCGTGA
- a CDS encoding TrkA C-terminal domain-containing protein, which translates to MIRSVPIRFEGVPAPPLQTSGTTAGVLEAAAQIGGLAIIAGAVAGAVAIAFRWYARKKVSTPPAVLLAVAVVAAYLNATTALGQVMGGDAVLSVRVALFNVSALLVGTVGALVGITIGDRLARTVLGGTGPMAVDQSLGRVVRAVGRVITVELPAEIDDVPGYDPVDPDTKATLEGKTFVFPRGLTVEELRERLARRLREDYRVGHVDVEIDADGTVTHLGLGSRAAGIGPTLPPESAALAIRADPAHAASAGDLVQVWTRNPHTRLLNAEVRGTAGEVVTLAIDAADASKLDTDERYKLVTLPVEERADRELTELLRAAEETLGVVEVGDGSSLAGTPIGALDVTVVAVHAGGPDDRIEALPARDRVLAAGDSLYVIARPDVIRRIESAADASEGTGERASSTLSSVTEPTSRDPPTNAAERDANADDESTEDRPPGDESTEDRPPGDETTLTDEELPERAADETASRSDEETSDESTKGAGDDTWGDTFDENTKETEEDTSGGAFDEDTKETSEDPATGPFDDEPSDGTPATDTEGESESEFAAESLQPSEGHSGESVDEISGVDSLTEEDELSDLDELADTNDFSDVDELADERTDADDEESTDRNTE; encoded by the coding sequence GTGATTCGGTCTGTTCCGATTCGATTCGAGGGCGTCCCGGCACCGCCGCTGCAAACGTCGGGTACGACGGCTGGGGTACTGGAGGCGGCTGCCCAGATCGGTGGACTCGCGATCATCGCAGGGGCGGTCGCGGGCGCGGTCGCGATCGCGTTCCGCTGGTACGCCCGCAAGAAGGTTTCGACCCCGCCGGCAGTCCTACTTGCAGTGGCGGTCGTCGCGGCCTACCTGAACGCGACCACCGCGCTCGGGCAGGTGATGGGCGGCGATGCCGTGCTGAGCGTCAGGGTCGCGCTGTTCAACGTGAGCGCACTTCTCGTCGGGACTGTCGGGGCGCTCGTCGGGATCACCATCGGCGACCGACTCGCCCGCACGGTACTCGGCGGGACCGGTCCGATGGCCGTCGATCAGTCCCTCGGCCGCGTCGTCAGGGCCGTCGGTCGCGTCATCACCGTCGAGTTGCCCGCGGAGATCGACGACGTTCCCGGATACGACCCCGTCGATCCAGACACGAAGGCCACCCTGGAGGGCAAGACGTTCGTCTTTCCCCGCGGTCTGACCGTCGAGGAGTTACGCGAGCGCCTGGCTCGTCGCCTGCGGGAGGACTACCGCGTCGGCCACGTCGACGTGGAGATCGACGCCGACGGGACAGTGACGCATCTCGGGTTGGGATCGCGCGCGGCAGGGATCGGGCCGACGCTTCCACCCGAAAGCGCCGCACTGGCGATCCGGGCTGACCCCGCCCACGCGGCCAGCGCGGGCGACCTCGTGCAGGTGTGGACTCGCAACCCTCACACGCGGCTGCTCAACGCCGAGGTCCGGGGCACGGCCGGCGAGGTCGTCACGCTGGCGATCGACGCGGCTGATGCGTCGAAACTCGATACCGACGAGCGGTACAAACTCGTCACGCTACCTGTCGAGGAACGAGCCGATCGGGAGCTGACGGAACTGCTTCGGGCGGCCGAGGAGACACTCGGCGTCGTCGAGGTCGGCGACGGGAGTTCCCTCGCGGGGACGCCCATCGGGGCACTGGACGTGACAGTTGTCGCCGTCCACGCCGGCGGACCAGATGATCGAATCGAGGCGCTTCCCGCGCGTGATCGCGTTCTCGCAGCCGGGGACTCGCTGTACGTGATCGCTCGACCAGACGTGATCCGACGGATCGAATCGGCGGCGGACGCGTCCGAAGGAACGGGCGAGCGCGCTTCGAGTACACTCTCGTCGGTGACGGAACCGACGAGCCGCGATCCGCCGACGAATGCAGCCGAGCGGGACGCAAACGCGGATGACGAATCAACGGAGGACCGACCACCCGGGGACGAATCAACGGAGGACCGACCACCCGGGGACGAAACAACGCTGACCGACGAGGAGCTGCCCGAGCGAGCGGCCGACGAAACGGCTTCACGATCGGACGAGGAGACATCCGACGAGAGCACGAAAGGGGCGGGAGACGACACGTGGGGAGATACCTTCGACGAGAACACGAAAGAGACGGAAGAGGACACATCAGGGGGCGCCTTCGACGAAGACACAAAGGAGACGAGCGAAGACCCGGCGACGGGACCGTTCGACGACGAGCCGTCTGACGGAACGCCTGCAACGGACACCGAGGGAGAGAGCGAATCGGAGTTCGCGGCGGAGTCACTACAGCCCAGCGAGGGCCATTCCGGGGAGTCGGTCGATGAAATATCCGGCGTGGACAGTCTGACCGAAGAGGATGAGCTGTCCGATCTGGACGAATTGGCCGACACAAATGACTTCTCAGACGTGGACGAATTGGCTGACGAGAGAACTGACGCAGATGACGAGGAGTCTACCGATCGCAACACCGAGTAA
- a CDS encoding ubiquitin-like small modifier protein 1 has translation MNVTWRLFATLGEAAGDNEVTLEVPAEATVADTLETLFAQYPAVAEEARDEDGSVYEHVRTLHEGEDVDEPLDSDRAIADGDELALFPPVSGG, from the coding sequence ATGAACGTCACCTGGCGACTGTTTGCGACGCTGGGCGAAGCAGCGGGCGACAACGAGGTTACTCTTGAGGTGCCAGCCGAGGCGACCGTCGCTGATACCCTGGAAACGCTGTTCGCGCAATACCCTGCCGTCGCCGAAGAGGCACGCGACGAGGACGGATCGGTCTACGAGCACGTCCGGACGCTCCACGAGGGCGAGGACGTCGACGAGCCGCTGGATTCGGATCGGGCGATCGCTGACGGCGACGAACTGGCACTGTTCCCGCCAGTCAGCGGCGGGTGA
- the gatD gene encoding Glu-tRNA(Gln) amidotransferase subunit GatD — protein MNSGDRVRVDRDDRSIEGVVLPSSTEETIVVKLPNGYNVGVDRETTEMTVLESGVYDIEPGETSEQSAVEFDEDLPTVSLISTGGTIASTVDYRTGAVTAQFDAEDVLRAVPELAGLANYRGRVVANILSENMTPDVWVDLARAIHEEIEAGADGVVVMHGTDTMAFSASAISFMLETPVPIVFTGSQRSADRPSSDNVMNAVCAVEAATSDAAEVMVCMHATESDDVCALHRGTRARKNHTSRRDAFETVGRAPLGEVDYDNREITFREEYDERGEPDLELQADLETDVDLVKFVPGAEPSMLDPVEGSAGVVIEGTGLGHVNTDWIDRIDALTDDGTTVVMTSQCLDGRVCDRVYDTGRDLLDAGVVEGEDMLPGTAMVKLMWVLANRDDPGAAMQEPLAGEITERSVPWN, from the coding sequence ATGAACTCAGGAGATCGCGTGCGGGTCGATCGCGACGACCGGTCTATCGAGGGGGTCGTCCTCCCCTCCTCGACCGAGGAGACCATCGTGGTGAAACTCCCGAATGGATACAACGTCGGCGTCGATCGCGAGACCACCGAGATGACCGTCCTCGAATCGGGTGTCTACGACATCGAACCGGGCGAAACCAGCGAACAGTCGGCCGTCGAATTCGACGAGGATCTGCCGACCGTCTCACTGATCTCGACCGGCGGGACCATCGCCTCGACCGTCGACTACCGGACCGGGGCCGTCACCGCGCAGTTCGACGCCGAGGACGTCCTCCGGGCCGTCCCGGAACTCGCCGGCCTGGCCAACTATCGGGGCCGTGTCGTCGCAAACATCCTCTCGGAGAACATGACACCCGACGTCTGGGTTGATCTGGCTCGTGCTATCCACGAGGAGATCGAAGCCGGCGCGGACGGCGTCGTCGTCATGCACGGTACTGACACGATGGCCTTCTCCGCTAGCGCCATCTCCTTCATGCTCGAGACCCCGGTACCGATCGTCTTCACCGGCAGCCAGCGGTCCGCCGATCGCCCATCCAGCGACAACGTGATGAACGCCGTCTGTGCCGTCGAGGCCGCAACGAGTGACGCCGCAGAGGTCATGGTCTGTATGCATGCTACCGAGAGCGACGACGTCTGTGCGCTTCATCGTGGAACCCGCGCTCGCAAGAACCACACGTCTCGTCGGGATGCCTTCGAGACGGTCGGTCGGGCCCCACTCGGCGAGGTCGACTACGACAACCGCGAGATCACGTTCCGAGAAGAGTACGACGAACGTGGCGAACCGGACCTGGAACTGCAAGCGGACCTGGAAACGGACGTCGACCTCGTGAAGTTCGTCCCCGGCGCGGAACCGTCGATGCTCGATCCCGTCGAGGGATCGGCGGGCGTCGTGATCGAAGGGACGGGCCTGGGCCACGTCAACACGGACTGGATCGACCGGATCGACGCCCTGACCGACGACGGGACGACGGTCGTGATGACCAGCCAGTGTCTCGACGGTCGCGTCTGTGATCGCGTCTACGATACGGGCCGCGACCTCCTCGATGCGGGCGTCGTCGAAGGCGAAGATATGCTTCCCGGTACGGCAATGGTCAAGCTGATGTGGGTACTGGCCAACCGCGACGATCCTGGGGCAGCTATGCAAGAACCGCTGGCCGGCGAGATCACTGAGCGATCGGTTCCCTGGAACTAA
- a CDS encoding ArsR/SmtB family transcription factor: MESAELLDLLGNANRRRILRLLARKPCFVTEISDYLGVSPKAVIDHLRQLEEAGLVESRTDDRRRKYFYISRGFRLEVSASPYDFGTKTAYPASSGLDITATKHLSIDVDPDGASDLPELAVELRRLRCLQNELSLAQRWVQGRMTDVMEQIGDEIEEGERRLYVEIMGVLADGPTDVETVSREAEVPPSVVEDVIETLQSRDVVEQTDDGWKLAV; this comes from the coding sequence ATGGAATCCGCCGAGTTGCTGGATCTACTGGGGAACGCCAACCGGCGTCGCATCCTGCGGTTGTTGGCACGCAAGCCCTGTTTCGTTACCGAGATCAGCGACTACCTCGGCGTGAGTCCGAAAGCGGTCATCGACCACCTCCGTCAACTTGAGGAGGCCGGACTGGTCGAGAGCCGGACCGACGACCGCCGTCGGAAGTACTTCTATATTTCACGGGGGTTTCGACTCGAAGTTTCGGCCTCACCGTACGACTTCGGGACGAAGACTGCCTATCCGGCGAGTTCCGGGCTTGATATCACTGCGACGAAACACCTCTCGATCGACGTGGATCCGGACGGTGCCTCAGACCTTCCGGAACTCGCCGTCGAATTGCGCCGGCTGCGCTGCCTCCAGAACGAACTGTCACTGGCTCAGCGATGGGTGCAGGGTCGCATGACGGACGTCATGGAGCAGATTGGCGACGAGATCGAAGAAGGCGAACGGCGCCTGTACGTCGAGATCATGGGCGTTCTCGCCGACGGCCCGACCGACGTCGAGACTGTCTCGCGTGAGGCCGAGGTCCCGCCGTCAGTGGTCGAAGACGTCATCGAGACCTTACAATCCCGCGACGTCGTCGAACAGACGGATGACGGTTGGAAACTCGCCGTCTGA
- a CDS encoding DUF5802 family protein, with product MFEQFSRSYYLGRLYVQPNSGDAPAMCERQHRAIRRQLYDDSGDERPPLVMKLGSRHFPVSAVESVPADTLAVPPAVLSESGIENPPSLREVLLATDDRAEQLLSLSGVG from the coding sequence ATGTTTGAACAGTTCTCGCGATCCTACTACCTGGGTCGGCTGTACGTACAGCCCAACAGCGGGGACGCCCCAGCGATGTGCGAACGACAGCACCGGGCCATCCGCCGGCAACTGTATGACGACTCCGGCGATGAACGACCGCCACTCGTAATGAAACTCGGTTCGCGGCACTTTCCGGTGTCCGCCGTCGAGTCTGTGCCCGCGGACACCCTCGCAGTGCCGCCTGCGGTACTGAGCGAGTCGGGCATCGAGAACCCGCCGTCGCTCCGGGAAGTGTTGCTCGCGACTGACGACCGTGCCGAACAGTTGCTCTCGCTGTCGGGCGTCGGCTGA
- a CDS encoding Vms1/Ankzf1 family peptidyl-tRNA hydrolase — MLDDILGKTELRERIEELEERKEDTRRQLEAESKRRADAVTARQEAEREVNRLQDRVVELEDRVERLQSGERQLDVRREETLRDERLDAVLDRLESFETGEEEALTAYVTSNSLPSAVSDILGERAALVSRASPCYVFVDDAGICSVALEPSIAPEPFVTWDDEFRIDQSSFQPQGEYTLALVRSDLFAMGVYQGRERIAFHGFDSDLGRNHSKGGFSQARFERLRDEQIDDHLDRCQAALEERTTDRLYLVGEGTVLDEIDTAADVTATVDATGDPEPALEDAFRDFWTTTLNAI; from the coding sequence ATGCTCGACGATATTCTGGGGAAGACTGAACTCAGAGAACGGATCGAAGAACTGGAGGAACGAAAGGAGGACACACGCCGGCAACTCGAGGCGGAATCGAAGCGGCGAGCCGACGCCGTCACGGCGCGCCAGGAAGCCGAGCGCGAGGTCAACCGACTCCAGGACCGCGTCGTGGAACTGGAGGACCGCGTCGAGCGACTCCAATCCGGCGAGCGCCAACTCGATGTCCGGCGTGAAGAGACCCTCCGTGACGAGCGACTCGATGCCGTCCTCGACCGTCTGGAATCGTTCGAGACAGGCGAGGAAGAAGCGCTCACGGCCTACGTGACGAGCAACTCACTGCCGTCGGCCGTCAGTGACATCCTCGGCGAGCGGGCAGCGCTCGTCTCGCGAGCGAGTCCCTGCTATGTCTTCGTCGACGACGCCGGGATCTGTAGCGTCGCGCTCGAGCCGTCGATCGCCCCCGAGCCGTTCGTCACCTGGGACGACGAGTTCCGAATCGATCAGTCCTCTTTCCAGCCCCAGGGAGAGTACACGCTGGCACTGGTTCGGTCGGACCTGTTCGCCATGGGCGTCTACCAGGGGCGTGAGCGAATCGCGTTCCACGGATTCGACAGCGATCTCGGCCGGAACCACTCCAAGGGTGGGTTCTCCCAGGCGCGTTTCGAACGACTCCGGGACGAACAGATCGACGATCACCTCGATCGCTGTCAGGCCGCCCTCGAAGAGCGGACCACGGATCGACTCTATCTCGTCGGGGAAGGGACTGTTCTGGACGAAATCGACACGGCAGCCGACGTGACCGCGACAGTCGACGCGACCGGCGATCCGGAACCGGCACTCGAAGACGCATTCCGGGACTTCTGGACGACGACGCTGAACGCGATCTGA
- a CDS encoding universal stress protein: MYDTILAPTDGSGGTGKTLEHVVSIASDNDATVHGLYVLDRRMYLAAEKGAQEEVIDSLEADGEAALQRLRSQVEDAEVPVVTELRKGIPHRDILRYAGDIDADLIVMGTHGRTGRDRLTNLGSVTQRVVENADIPVLVVDIADE; the protein is encoded by the coding sequence ATGTACGATACCATTCTGGCACCGACTGACGGGAGCGGCGGGACGGGAAAGACCCTGGAACACGTCGTCTCGATCGCTTCGGACAACGACGCGACCGTCCACGGCCTGTACGTCCTCGATCGGCGGATGTACCTCGCCGCCGAGAAGGGTGCCCAGGAAGAGGTGATCGACTCCCTCGAGGCAGACGGCGAGGCCGCCCTACAGCGCCTCCGGTCACAGGTCGAGGATGCGGAGGTCCCGGTCGTCACGGAACTGCGAAAGGGGATCCCGCACCGTGACATCCTCCGATACGCGGGGGACATCGATGCGGACCTGATCGTCATGGGAACCCACGGTCGGACGGGCCGCGATCGCCTCACGAACCTCGGCAGCGTGACCCAGCGCGTCGTCGAGAACGCCGACATCCCCGTCCTCGTGGTCGATATCGCTGACGAGTGA
- a CDS encoding threonine--tRNA ligase has product MRLLFVHSDHLEFETTEKAGGGDLAETEGVPMEGRMEDCVTVFISVESDDEADLDGVVENAITELEDVAGQLNTNDVVLYPYAHLSDDLAGPDAAKEVMQRLEGEMEAAGYEILRAPFGWYKAFEVSCKGHPLSELSRHVAAHRDEDENEAQGEPDREPSEWKVMTPDGDLENAVAAKDDVGEDLVAFIEDEVEGIVASEGEEPPHVDLMQEKGFVGYDDLSDVGNLRWYPRGKLVRDALMEYVNDLVVDYGGMPVETPIMYDLGARAIDEHAGKFGERQYRFESGDRRMMLRFAACFGQFSIMRDMHISINDLPLRVYEMSTYSFRREQKGEVTGLKRLRAFTMPDMHTATKDMEQAREELRTQAELALQTSEDLDLNYEPAIRMTREFYEDNEQWVEDVVAELGKPALIEIIPERHHYWSAKIDFAAIDGLGRPIENPTVQIDVESAERFDIEYTDGTDSHHPPILHYSPSGGIERVFAALLEDAATMETPQLPTWLSPTQVRFIPVNPDSHLEYCEGLVDDLEDADVRADVDDRDESVGKRIARAETDWVPYYVVVGDREMEDDELGVNVRADDEERDMSLAELRKQVQNDVEGLPQQHRYLPRHVSNHPNFTGR; this is encoded by the coding sequence ATGAGACTGCTGTTCGTCCACTCGGATCACTTGGAGTTCGAGACGACCGAGAAGGCAGGGGGCGGTGACCTCGCTGAGACCGAAGGTGTCCCGATGGAGGGACGCATGGAAGATTGCGTAACCGTCTTCATCAGCGTCGAGAGCGACGACGAGGCCGATCTCGACGGCGTCGTCGAGAACGCCATCACTGAACTCGAAGATGTCGCTGGCCAACTCAATACCAACGACGTGGTCCTGTATCCCTACGCCCATCTCAGCGACGACCTCGCCGGACCGGACGCTGCCAAGGAGGTCATGCAACGTCTCGAGGGCGAGATGGAAGCCGCGGGTTACGAGATCCTCCGGGCCCCCTTCGGCTGGTACAAGGCCTTCGAGGTCTCCTGTAAGGGCCATCCGCTCTCGGAACTCTCTCGGCACGTCGCTGCTCACCGCGACGAGGACGAGAACGAGGCCCAGGGAGAACCCGACCGCGAACCCAGCGAGTGGAAGGTGATGACCCCCGACGGCGACCTAGAGAACGCCGTGGCAGCCAAAGACGACGTGGGCGAGGACCTCGTGGCCTTCATCGAGGACGAAGTCGAGGGCATCGTCGCGAGCGAGGGCGAAGAACCGCCACACGTCGACCTCATGCAGGAGAAGGGCTTCGTCGGCTACGACGACCTGAGCGACGTCGGGAACCTCCGGTGGTATCCCCGGGGCAAGCTCGTCCGGGACGCGCTGATGGAATACGTCAACGATCTGGTCGTCGACTACGGCGGAATGCCCGTCGAAACGCCGATCATGTATGATCTGGGTGCGCGGGCGATCGACGAACACGCCGGGAAATTCGGCGAACGTCAGTACCGCTTCGAATCGGGCGACCGCCGGATGATGCTGCGCTTTGCCGCGTGTTTCGGCCAGTTCTCGATCATGCGGGACATGCACATCTCTATCAACGACCTCCCGCTGCGGGTCTACGAGATGTCGACGTACTCCTTCCGGCGCGAACAGAAGGGGGAAGTGACTGGCCTCAAGCGCCTGCGCGCGTTCACGATGCCGGACATGCACACGGCAACGAAAGACATGGAGCAAGCACGCGAGGAACTCCGCACGCAGGCCGAACTTGCCCTCCAGACCTCCGAGGACCTCGATCTCAACTACGAGCCGGCGATCCGGATGACCCGTGAGTTCTACGAGGACAACGAACAGTGGGTCGAAGATGTCGTCGCGGAACTCGGCAAGCCCGCTCTGATCGAGATCATCCCCGAGCGCCACCACTACTGGTCGGCGAAGATCGACTTCGCGGCCATCGACGGCCTCGGCCGGCCGATCGAGAACCCGACGGTTCAGATCGACGTCGAAAGCGCCGAACGCTTCGATATCGAGTACACCGACGGCACCGACAGCCATCACCCGCCGATCTTGCACTACTCGCCCTCCGGTGGCATCGAGCGCGTCTTCGCCGCCCTGTTGGAGGACGCCGCGACGATGGAAACGCCCCAGTTGCCGACCTGGCTTTCGCCGACTCAGGTCCGGTTCATCCCCGTCAATCCTGATTCACACCTCGAGTACTGCGAGGGACTCGTCGACGACCTCGAGGACGCAGATGTCCGCGCCGACGTGGACGATCGCGACGAATCGGTGGGCAAGCGGATCGCCCGCGCGGAGACCGACTGGGTACCGTACTACGTGGTCGTCGGCGACCGGGAGATGGAGGACGACGAACTCGGCGTCAACGTCCGGGCCGACGACGAGGAACGAGACATGTCCCTGGCAGAACTCCGCAAACAGGTACAGAACGACGTCGAAGGATTGCCACAGCAGCATCGGTACCTGCCGCGTCACGTCTCGAACCACCCCAACTTCACCGGTCGCTGA